CTCTTTTTCCCCTCACTAGGCTTTAAAACCTTACCACCGTTTGCAGGACCAAACTAAGACGCACAGATATTTCTTTGCTGATGATAAACACAATTTACTGAATGGTACAGACAATACACACAAGCTCCCTCTTGGCGAGGATGCTGTGCCTATAACAGCTCAGGAATACAAACCCCCCAATGGCAAGGAGGCTATGCCAAAGACAGGTAAGGAATACAAACTCCCCATTGGCAAGGAAGCTGCACCAAAAACAGATAATGATGATGCCTTAGCTAAAGAAAGGCATAGACTGACTAATGGGAGGAATTATGATGCCTATGAAAGAGATGAGATGATTGAAAGACAAAAACTTCCTCTTCACAAACACAAGCCATCCAAAAGCAGGGATTCAACTTTGCATGAAACAGAAAACCATGATATTTCTTTCCAAGGCAGGCGTGAATACAGTGATGTTCAGCATGAATCAAATGTGAAGGAGGAGGAAATTGCTCCGAAGACGGTCAGACTGGGCAGCTCATCTCATGGGCTTCCAGTAAAAAATGATCGTACAGAAATATCATTTACAGGTAATAACCAGGATGGCCAACACTGTACTGTTAATTCTATCAGGGAAgttgaggaagaagaaagagagaggataAAAAAGCCACACTACAATAATGCCCTCCCTCCTCCCTATCACAAATCGAAACATAGCAAGCATGGGGTTAGTGTACGGACTAAGAATGCTAGTTTTGATTGTAATGGAGCCCCACTAGACCCTTCAGTCTACTTTAGAGCTGATGCTGGTGCTACACCAGAGGGGATCCAAATAGGATCAGATCTGCATGGCCATGAGGAACATTATTATCAGGAAGATATAACTGCCAGCCCTGTGCCAAGACGAAGATCATCCAGGAGGAGACACTTAAGATCGCAGTCCAGTCATGATGATAGGGTCAATTTAGAAGATACTGGTGTTGCAAGGAAAAGTTCAAGTAGCAGGAGAAGGGACAGATCTAGACGGGGCTTGCAAGTGTTGATTGAGGATGAGCATCATCAGAAGGATGAAGAGGAAAGAATGATTGACAAACTGCTGTTGCATTATAGTAAGAAACCATCAGCCTACGAACCAGAAAAGGTGAAACAAAAATTAGGAGCCAGTCCTTCACACCGCAATTCCCTTGATGTTGCTGAATTGAAGCACCGCAGAAGCAGAGATGAGCCTGAAGTGAAATCTGAGAAGGTTTCTACCCCAGTAAGATCATCTTCTCTTCCTCGGGAACAAGCACCTCCATTGGAGGCTGCAAAAACATTTACCCGGGCCTCTTCCCTCCAGCCAAATATGTTGAGTCCTGCCCGGCACGTGCATCCTAAGCTACCAGACTACGATGATTTGGCTGCACGGTTTGCAGCTATGAAGGCAAAGTAAGTATTCTGGAGCACTTGGGATTCTTTATCATCATATATCCATATATTGCATTGATGCCATCTCTTTGGAGGTTAAGCTTAATTCTATTAGTTGAGTTGGACCATAGCACCACTTGCATGGATACGGCCCTTTGTGCATGGGGCTGGCATTACTCTTTCTGTAATCCATAGCATTTGTAGGCACTATGATTAGTTTCATTTCAATTTCCGTACTTCTTGAGCTGTAAAATTTGTAACTGTGTGTGACCCTATATGATACAGATTCTACAAGCTAGACATAGAAGTTTAGCTTGTAGTTGCTAGTCACCAGTATCCCTGTTCCAATTGGTGGTAGTAACATAGCTCTTTGTTTTGCAAGTGTTATCATACTATTGATTTGGAAATTCTTAATgtcgagaaaaaaaaaaaggattttgaaATTCTTTAGTTTATTCTGTTTGTTAACACACTTGTACGGGGAATTCATTGCAGCAATGGGTAGTGATGTGTGCTTTCTCCGGTACGGGAGAAACTTACGGTAAGTGGAAGCCTGTAATCGTGCGTTCTTTTCATGCTAAGATTAATGTTGTACTTGGAACATAGATTTAGAAGTCTTGAATTGAATGTGTGGATAAAATTTGGTAAAAAGTTTTATAATGTGATGTATTTAAATcctcaaaaatgaatttaaggGCTGGAAACATGGGATTAGAGTGAGTAGGGCCTAGTTTAACTGAATTACTTTAGCTCATGTTTTGCATCAGCAAAATACAGTATAGTAAGAAAGCACTTCGTAGGCCACGCACGAGTTGGCTGGGTTTTCCATTGGCACATGCCAGCTGACACCAAAAACTGGTCTCCTTATCCTATTCTCAAATATGGGATTTAATTATCCGATAAACAGATATTGGGCTTGGGATGAGGTCGGTTGAAAAACGACAACGTTTTGCATTCTTCTAAGTGGGGAAGAAATTGGTGGCTGGCTGGCACTGTGCCGGGGTGCCTCATTCCTGGCTGCTTGAAAGTATTTTTGGCGTCGGTTTTGGCTTTTCAGAGCGAAGCAGTGGCTACTGCCTCAGAAAAACCCCACCGAAGAAAAGAAAAgcataaaaaatgttaaatagtGAAATTACGAGTATGACCCAGAATGTCGCCACACTCCCTCCTACAAAAGACAGAACAAAAGCCTGTTCGATTTCTTCCAGTGCCCCTCGAGAGCGAAGGACTCTTTCCCGCCAAAACAGCTCCCCCACCCTCCCTTTTATTACTGTGCATTTCACACTCCCAACATCCACACTTCACTGAGGTCAATCCCCCTacagagagaaatagagagacagagagagatgAAGGGCACTTCTAAGGTAATAATGGGGGCAACCCTGGTAATGGCAATTACCCTTATCATTGTAATGGGCTTGGTCTTGGTTTTGATCGCCGAGCTTTACTGTTCCCTCTTGTTTCGCCGCCGCC
This window of the Malania oleifera isolate guangnan ecotype guangnan chromosome 6, ASM2987363v1, whole genome shotgun sequence genome carries:
- the LOC131157944 gene encoding uncharacterized protein LOC131157944, with the translated sequence MLDGFLGRGFASKCKSSIKLTRTRIDAIRRKRSATQKFLKKDIADLLVNGLEINAYGRAEGLLLEQRLSSCYDFIEQSCECILEHLLVLQKQSECPEECRVAVSSLMFAAARFSDLPELRDLRQMFQERYGDSLEYFVNQELVENLASKPPTLEKKVNLLQDIASEFSIEWDSKAFERRMSKPPTSALDQTKTHRYFFADDKHNLLNGTDNTHKLPLGEDAVPITAQEYKPPNGKEAMPKTGKEYKLPIGKEAAPKTDNDDALAKERHRLTNGRNYDAYERDEMIERQKLPLHKHKPSKSRDSTLHETENHDISFQGRREYSDVQHESNVKEEEIAPKTVRLGSSSHGLPVKNDRTEISFTGNNQDGQHCTVNSIREVEEEERERIKKPHYNNALPPPYHKSKHSKHGVSVRTKNASFDCNGAPLDPSVYFRADAGATPEGIQIGSDLHGHEEHYYQEDITASPVPRRRSSRRRHLRSQSSHDDRVNLEDTGVARKSSSSRRRDRSRRGLQVLIEDEHHQKDEEERMIDKLLLHYSKKPSAYEPEKVKQKLGASPSHRNSLDVAELKHRRSRDEPEVKSEKVSTPVRSSSLPREQAPPLEAAKTFTRASSLQPNMLSPARHVHPKLPDYDDLAARFAAMKAK